A genomic stretch from Silurus meridionalis isolate SWU-2019-XX chromosome 1, ASM1480568v1, whole genome shotgun sequence includes:
- the csrp1b gene encoding cysteine and glycine-rich protein 1b produces MPLGGGNRCGCCQKTVYFAEEVQCEGKYFHKSCFLCMVCRKNLDSTTVAVHVDEIYCKSCYGKKYGPKGYGYGGGAGTLSMDSGEGLGIRTVEQAPHQPTNNPNASKFAQKFGSSDVCPRCGKSVYAAEKVVGAGNAWHKSCFRCAKCGKSLESTTLADKDGEIYCKGCYAKNFGPKGFGFGQGAGALAHAQ; encoded by the exons atgcCCCTCGGAGGGGGAAACAGGTGTGGCTGTTGCCAGAAGACCGTGTACTTTGCAGAGGAAGTCCAGTGTGAGGGGAAGTATTTCCACAAGTCCTGCTTTCTCTGTA TGGTGTGCAGGAAAAATTTGGACAGCACTACAGTAGCTGTACACGTGGATGAGATCTACTGCAAATCCTGCTATGGCAAGAAATATGGCCCAAAAGGCTATGGttatggtggtggtgctggaaccTTGAGTATGGACTCAGGTGAAGGGCTAGGCATCAGAACTGTGGA ACAAGCACCACATCAGCCTACCAACAACCCCAATGCCTCCAAGTTTGCACAGAAGTTTGGCAGCTCGGATGTGTGCCCTCGCTGTGGCAAATCTGTTTATGCAGCAGAGAAAGTGGTGGGAGCTGGTAAC GCGTGGCATAAGAGTTGCTTCAGGTGCGCTAAATGTGGAAAGAGCCTGGAGTCCACCACACTGGCTGATAAAGATGGAGAAATCTACTGCAAAG GTTGCTATGCTAAGAATTTTGGGCCGAAGGGTTTCGGTTTTGGCCAGGGAGCTGGAGCGCTAGCCCATGCCCAGTAG